One window of Mauremys reevesii isolate NIE-2019 linkage group 4, ASM1616193v1, whole genome shotgun sequence genomic DNA carries:
- the HSD3B7 gene encoding 3 beta-hydroxysteroid dehydrogenase type 7 isoform X2, giving the protein MEWGRARQVYLVTGGCGFLGSHLVRMLVERSPNVAEVRVFDLQLDPALGQLGTDKVKVTLILGDISSPTDVGAAVKGADVVIHAASLVDVWGRVPPEKITEVNVHGTKNVIDACVEHGTQYLIYTSSMEVVGPNTKGDPFYRGNEDSAYDAQHEQPYPLSKAQAERMVIEANGTPLGGGRWLVTCALRPTGIYGEKHPLMKEFYEKGLQTGRRLLRAIPVSTEHGRVYVGNVAWMHVLVARQMQEAPAAIGGQVYFCYDASPYKSYEDFNMEILASCGFRLLGSQPVVPHWLLRGLALANDLLRRLLRPFFSYAPLLNPYTLAVASTTFTVQTDKAQRHFGYQPLYSWEESRARTVAWLQEVDAQREAGK; this is encoded by the exons ATGGAGTGGGGCCGGGCCCGCCAGGTCTATCTGGTGACGGGCGGCTGCGGGTTCCTGGGCTCCCACCTGGTGCGGATGCTGGTGGAGCGGTCGCCCAACGTGGCCGAGGTCCGCGTCTTCGATCTGCAGCTGGATCcggccctggggcagctggggacaG ACAAGGTGAAGGTGACCCTGATCTTGGGGGACATCAGTAGCCCCACGGACGTTGGGGCTGCCGTGAAGGGGGCGGACGTGGTGATCCACGCAGCCAGCTTGGTGGACGTGTGGGGCAGGGTCCCGCCAGAGAAGATCACGGAGGTGAACGTTCACG ggACCAAGAACGTGATTGACGCCTGTGTCGAGCATGGGACCCAGTATCTGATCTACACCAGCAGCATGGAGGTTGTAGGCCCCAACACCAAGGGGGATCCCTTCTACAG GGGGAACGAGGACTCGGCCTACGATGCCCAGCACGAGCAGCCGTACCCCCTGAGCAAGGCGCAGGCCGAGCGCATGGTCATCGAGGCCAATGGGACGCCG CTGGGGGGCGGTCGGTGGCTGGTGACCTGCGCCCTGCGCCCCACGGGGATCTATGGGGAGAAACACCCGCTAATGAAGGAATTCTACGAGAAGGGGCTGCAGACGGGACGCAGGCTCCTCCGGGCCATTCCCGTCAGCACCGAGCACGGCCGGGTCTACGTGG GCAACGTGGCCTGGATGCACGTGCTGGTGGCGCGGCAGATGCAGGAGGCCCCGGCGGCCATCGGGGGCCAGGTCTACTTCTGCTACGACGCCTCCCCCTACAAGAGCTACGAGGACTTTAACATGGAGATCCTGGCCTCCTGCGGCTTCCGcctcctgggctcccagcccgtcGTGCCCCACTGGCTCCTGCGCGGCCTGGCCCTGGCCAACGACCTGCTCCGGCGGCTGCTCCGGCCCTTCTTTTCCTACGCCCCCCTGCTCAACCCGTACACCCTGGCCGTGGCCAGCACCACCTTCACGGTGCAGACGGACAAGGCCCAGCGCCACTTCGGCTACCAGCCCCTCTACAGCTGGGAGGAGAGCCGAGCCCGCACGGTGGCCTGGCTCCAGGAGGTCGACGCCCAGAGAGAGGCGGGGAAGTAG
- the HSD3B7 gene encoding 3 beta-hydroxysteroid dehydrogenase type 7 isoform X1: MSQEQGRSSGQPGTPESGEPRPDQGLMEWGRARQVYLVTGGCGFLGSHLVRMLVERSPNVAEVRVFDLQLDPALGQLGTDKVKVTLILGDISSPTDVGAAVKGADVVIHAASLVDVWGRVPPEKITEVNVHGTKNVIDACVEHGTQYLIYTSSMEVVGPNTKGDPFYRGNEDSAYDAQHEQPYPLSKAQAERMVIEANGTPLGGGRWLVTCALRPTGIYGEKHPLMKEFYEKGLQTGRRLLRAIPVSTEHGRVYVGNVAWMHVLVARQMQEAPAAIGGQVYFCYDASPYKSYEDFNMEILASCGFRLLGSQPVVPHWLLRGLALANDLLRRLLRPFFSYAPLLNPYTLAVASTTFTVQTDKAQRHFGYQPLYSWEESRARTVAWLQEVDAQREAGK, translated from the exons ATGTCACAGGAGCAAGGACGCAGCAGCGGCCAGCCGGGAACCCCGGAGTCCGGGGAGCCCAGGCCCGATCAg GGCCTGATGGAGTGGGGCCGGGCCCGCCAGGTCTATCTGGTGACGGGCGGCTGCGGGTTCCTGGGCTCCCACCTGGTGCGGATGCTGGTGGAGCGGTCGCCCAACGTGGCCGAGGTCCGCGTCTTCGATCTGCAGCTGGATCcggccctggggcagctggggacaG ACAAGGTGAAGGTGACCCTGATCTTGGGGGACATCAGTAGCCCCACGGACGTTGGGGCTGCCGTGAAGGGGGCGGACGTGGTGATCCACGCAGCCAGCTTGGTGGACGTGTGGGGCAGGGTCCCGCCAGAGAAGATCACGGAGGTGAACGTTCACG ggACCAAGAACGTGATTGACGCCTGTGTCGAGCATGGGACCCAGTATCTGATCTACACCAGCAGCATGGAGGTTGTAGGCCCCAACACCAAGGGGGATCCCTTCTACAG GGGGAACGAGGACTCGGCCTACGATGCCCAGCACGAGCAGCCGTACCCCCTGAGCAAGGCGCAGGCCGAGCGCATGGTCATCGAGGCCAATGGGACGCCG CTGGGGGGCGGTCGGTGGCTGGTGACCTGCGCCCTGCGCCCCACGGGGATCTATGGGGAGAAACACCCGCTAATGAAGGAATTCTACGAGAAGGGGCTGCAGACGGGACGCAGGCTCCTCCGGGCCATTCCCGTCAGCACCGAGCACGGCCGGGTCTACGTGG GCAACGTGGCCTGGATGCACGTGCTGGTGGCGCGGCAGATGCAGGAGGCCCCGGCGGCCATCGGGGGCCAGGTCTACTTCTGCTACGACGCCTCCCCCTACAAGAGCTACGAGGACTTTAACATGGAGATCCTGGCCTCCTGCGGCTTCCGcctcctgggctcccagcccgtcGTGCCCCACTGGCTCCTGCGCGGCCTGGCCCTGGCCAACGACCTGCTCCGGCGGCTGCTCCGGCCCTTCTTTTCCTACGCCCCCCTGCTCAACCCGTACACCCTGGCCGTGGCCAGCACCACCTTCACGGTGCAGACGGACAAGGCCCAGCGCCACTTCGGCTACCAGCCCCTCTACAGCTGGGAGGAGAGCCGAGCCCGCACGGTGGCCTGGCTCCAGGAGGTCGACGCCCAGAGAGAGGCGGGGAAGTAG